In the Afipia sp. GAS231 genome, GCTGCGGCAGGTGCTGCTCAATCTCGCCGGCAATGCGATCAAGTTCACCCAGACCGGCGGCGTCGCGCTGATCGTCGAGCCCGGCATCTGGCCGAACGAAATCAGTTTCCTGGTCCGCGATACCGGCATCGGCATCGCGCCAGAGGCGCAGCAACGGATCTTCCGCGAGTTCGAGCAGGCCGACGACCGCGTCGCCCGCAGCTATGGCGGCACCGGCCTGGGCTTGAGCATCAGCGAGCGCATCGTCAAGCGGATGGGCGGCCGTATCACGCTGGAGAGCAAGCCGGGCGCAGGCTCGACCTTCGAAGTGTCGATCCCGCTCGCAACCGCCGGCGGCCCCGCGAAGACCTTTGCCGCGCCGGATCTCGCGGGCCAGTCAATCATGCTGGTTTCGTCACAAGGCATCGAAGCCTCCTTGACCGCGCGGCGGCTGCAGCGCTGGGGCGCCCAGACCTGCATGGTGTCGGACGCCAGTGTCGCGCAGGCGCTGCTGCCGGAGCGCTCCTGGCACGCGATCCTGATCGATCACGCGCTGGGAACGGCGGATATCGAAGCGTTGGCCGAGTCCGCGCGGCTTCATGCCACCCAGCGTATCGTGATGTTCACGCCGGCGACGCGGCAGGAGATGCAGCCCTCCGCTGGCTCCGCATGCACCGGTTATCTGGTCAAGCCGCTGCGCGCGGCCTCGCTCGCCGCCCGCCTGACCACAGCGCCCGATGTCATGGCGCCGGGCATTGCTGGCGACGCTATTGCCGGCGACGCGCCGATCGAGACACCGGCCGCGCCGTCGCGCACCGGCCTGTCGATCCTGGTCGCCGAGGACAATGAGATCAATGCGCTCTTGATGCGCTCGCTGCTCGGCCGGCTCGGGCACCACGCTGTCATCACCACCAACGGCGAAGAAGCGCTGGAATCCTGGCTATCGGCGAAATCTGCCGGCAGCCCCTATGACCTGGTGCTGATGGACATCCAGATGCCGCAGCTCAACGGCATCGACGCGACCCAACGTATCCGTCAGCTCGAAGCCGGCCAGTCCGGACGGCGGACGCCGATCCTCGCGCTCACCGCCAACACGCTGGTGGAGGATCGCTACGCCTGCTTCGAAGCCGGCATGGACGGATTTTTGATCAAGCCGCTCGATCGCGACAAGCTTGCCGAAGCGCTGGCGGGTCTGGCGGCGTCACGGCACATCGCAGCGTAACTTGTAGGGTGGGTTAGGCGAAGCCGTAACCCACCGACAAAGCTCACCGCATATCGAGACCGCGGAGGGGTACGCTTCGCTAACCCACCCTACCAAGCAAGCATTTCGGATCACAGCCGCCGCAACGCGACGGTCTCGATCAAATGATCGGCGCTCTTCTTCAGGATCAGCGTCGCGCGCGGCCGGGTCGGCAGAATGTTGTCCTCGAGATTGGCGAGGTTGGTGCGTTCCCAAATCGCGATCGCGGTCGCCGTTGCTTCCTCATCGGAGAGCGGCGCGTAACGATGGAAATACGACCGGGGATCGTGGAACGCGGTATCGCGCAGCGCGAGGAAGCGGCGGACATACCAGTTGCGCAGCACCGGCTCCTCGGCGTCGATATAGACCGAGAAGTCGAAGAAGTCGGAAACGACCGGCACCGCCTGGCCATCGCGCGGCAGCCGGCCGGTCTGCAGCACGTTGACGCCCTCGACGATCAGGATGTCCGGACGGTCGACCTCGGCCCACTCGTTCGGAACGATGTCGTAGGTCATGTGCGAATAGACCGGCGCCCGCACCTTGCGGCGCCCGGCCTTGATGTCGGACAGGAACGACAGCAACGTCGGCAGGTCGTAGCTCTCGGGAAAGCCCTTTTTCTGCATCAGGCCCTGCCGCTCGAGCACGGCATTGGGAAACAGAAAGCCGTCTGTCGTGATGAGTTCGACCTTGGGCCGCGGCGACCAGCGCGCCAGCAGCGCCTGCAGCACGCGTGCGGTGGTCGATTTGCCGACCGCCACCGAACCGGCGACGCCGATGATATAGGGCACCTTGCGGTCGCGGATGCCGAGGAACTGGCGTTGCGCCTGATAGAGCCGCAGCGTCGCATCGACATAAATCGACAGCAGCCGCGACAGCGGCAGATAAATGTCCTCGACTTCGCGCAGGTCGAGCCGGTCGTGCATCGAGCGCAGCCGCTCGAACTCACCGGGCTCCAGCGTCATCGGCGTGTCGTCGCGCAAATGCGCCCACTGCGCGCGCGAGAAAATCCGGTAGGGGTTATACTGCTGGTCGGGAGCGCGAATATCCATGGTGCATCTCTTGAACTAGTCGCGCTTGCGCGAAGCCTTCTCTTCAAGTCCGGACATATTCTGACGCTGGCCCAATGTGGCTTCGACCTCTTCGAGCGTCACGCCACGCGACTTCAGCAGCACCAGCAGATGAAACAGCAGATCGGCGCTTTCGGCAATCAGGTGATCGCGATCATTCTCGACGGCCGCGATCACGGTCTCGACCGCTTCCTCGCCTAGTTTCTTGGCGCAATGCTCCGCGCCCTTGTCGAGCAATTTGCGGGTGTAGGACGCCTCTCCGCCCGATGCGGCCCGTGCATCGATGGTGGCGGCCAGATCATGGACCGTGAAACGCGACATCAACAAAACTCAACTCACGCGCCGGGCAACAGGCCGCTGGCGCCATCCCTGGAAGGACTTAGCACTTTTGTGACAGCGAGTCGTCAGGGATCGAGCCGCATCGGCAGCCCGGCCCGCACCATGTGATCCTTGGCTTCGCGTATGGTAAATTCGCCGAAATGGAATATCGAGGCCGCCAGCACCGCGGTGGCGTGGCCCTGACGAATGCCGTCGACGAGGTGGTCGAGATTGCCGACGCCGCCGGATGCGATTACCGGTACGGGAACACTGTCGGCAATCGCCTGCGTCAGCGGCAGGTCGAACCCCTGCCGCGTGCCGTCCCGGTCCATCGAGGTCAACAGGATTTCACCGGCGCCGAGCGAGACCACCTCCTGGGCATATTCGATGGCGTCGATCCCGGTGGAATTGCGGCCGCCATGGGTGAAGATCTCCCAGCGCTCGCCGCCGCCGCGCTTGACCCGCTTGGCGTCGATCGCGACCACGATGCATTGCTCGCCGAATTTTTCGGCGCCCTGCTTGACGAATTCGCGGTTGGAGACAGCCGCCGAGTTGATCGAGACCTTGTCGGCGCCGGAGCGCAGCAGCACCTTGATATCGTCGACCGTGCGCACCCCACCACCGACCGTCAGCGGCATGAAGCACGCCTCCGCGGTACGCCGCACGACGTCGAGCATGGTGCCGCGGTTTTCATGGGTGGCGGTGATGTCGAGGAAGCAAAGCTCGTCGGCGCCAGCGGCGTCATAGGCAATCGCCGCCTCGACGGGATCGCCGGCATCGCGCAGATCGACGAAGTTGACGCCCTTGACCACGCGGCCGTCCTTGACGTCGAGACAGGGGATCACGCGGACCTTGAACATCAGAAAACTCCGGCGCGCGCGTTGCGGATCAAGGTCAACGCCGCAGCCGGA is a window encoding:
- a CDS encoding ATP-binding protein → MGRTFRIKLHFRRFARRHPWLVFVVRSFMVFSATFGGAYGFIAGARSENSGYDPHAFAIGIAFLFALACVALATMSFRFRMLRKKMRKIAMHNETMADRNWELQEAEQRTRRLFEAQGDLIVLRDANGRITFANDAYCELAQMDRDALVGSNARLSVLEQGDTALESNGTRIHDQKIEGPLGPRWIAWREGLVRNDAGEAAELQCVGRDVTDRTESERALAQARDQADAANRAKSRFLAMASHEIRTPLNGIIGMSGLLMDTPLTPEQATYVKAVKTSGDALLSLIEELLDYSKIEAGKIDLEHRAFPLSGMIEDITELLAPRAQARKIEIAAYVDERLPMEVIGDAARLRQVLLNLAGNAIKFTQTGGVALIVEPGIWPNEISFLVRDTGIGIAPEAQQRIFREFEQADDRVARSYGGTGLGLSISERIVKRMGGRITLESKPGAGSTFEVSIPLATAGGPAKTFAAPDLAGQSIMLVSSQGIEASLTARRLQRWGAQTCMVSDASVAQALLPERSWHAILIDHALGTADIEALAESARLHATQRIVMFTPATRQEMQPSAGSACTGYLVKPLRAASLAARLTTAPDVMAPGIAGDAIAGDAPIETPAAPSRTGLSILVAEDNEINALLMRSLLGRLGHHAVITTNGEEALESWLSAKSAGSPYDLVLMDIQMPQLNGIDATQRIRQLEAGQSGRRTPILALTANTLVEDRYACFEAGMDGFLIKPLDRDKLAEALAGLAASRHIAA
- the coaA gene encoding type I pantothenate kinase gives rise to the protein MDIRAPDQQYNPYRIFSRAQWAHLRDDTPMTLEPGEFERLRSMHDRLDLREVEDIYLPLSRLLSIYVDATLRLYQAQRQFLGIRDRKVPYIIGVAGSVAVGKSTTARVLQALLARWSPRPKVELITTDGFLFPNAVLERQGLMQKKGFPESYDLPTLLSFLSDIKAGRRKVRAPVYSHMTYDIVPNEWAEVDRPDILIVEGVNVLQTGRLPRDGQAVPVVSDFFDFSVYIDAEEPVLRNWYVRRFLALRDTAFHDPRSYFHRYAPLSDEEATATAIAIWERTNLANLEDNILPTRPRATLILKKSADHLIETVALRRL
- a CDS encoding phosphoribosyl-ATP diphosphatase; amino-acid sequence: MSRFTVHDLAATIDARAASGGEASYTRKLLDKGAEHCAKKLGEEAVETVIAAVENDRDHLIAESADLLFHLLVLLKSRGVTLEEVEATLGQRQNMSGLEEKASRKRD
- the hisF gene encoding imidazole glycerol phosphate synthase subunit HisF, with the translated sequence MFKVRVIPCLDVKDGRVVKGVNFVDLRDAGDPVEAAIAYDAAGADELCFLDITATHENRGTMLDVVRRTAEACFMPLTVGGGVRTVDDIKVLLRSGADKVSINSAAVSNREFVKQGAEKFGEQCIVVAIDAKRVKRGGGERWEIFTHGGRNSTGIDAIEYAQEVVSLGAGEILLTSMDRDGTRQGFDLPLTQAIADSVPVPVIASGGVGNLDHLVDGIRQGHATAVLAASIFHFGEFTIREAKDHMVRAGLPMRLDP